One Drechmeria coniospora strain ARSEF 6962 chromosome 01, whole genome shotgun sequence genomic region harbors:
- a CDS encoding phenylacetaldoxime dehydratase codes for MLDSAIPDHLRVERDMPASTPPNYAPPFPAYSSRFGNDVTNLVMAVIGAQCAAADDENVDAAVGTLARFLASAVDDADARPTLSDWAAVVDRKGFYNVAVVAYWRSTDAYEGWSTASGFRSWWEGLDAAASKHGWFLEVFFPTMDRIETVFSDQQTAEGASLLRQGVTGPIREHVYWGSMRDRLAVGQTQRLEGEKRNGRGGAAAAAAAAATGAARIRVGGRRNLAVIRSGQDWLDTSADERELYLSTMHPVLVKGMDFLRDEGDEVGCHSCRFMDVIDGRSRKADKDKTFGLAYFYDLGSLERWSKEHASHLAIFGGFLQYAAKLGGHVTLRLFHEVLVLTPEQQLFEYVACHPDTGMLAAARQGACA; via the coding sequence ATGCTCGACTCGGCCATCCCAGACCACCTGCGGGTGGAACGGGacatgccggcgtcgacacCGCCAAACTACGCGCCCCCCTTTCCGGCGTACAGCTCTCGGTTCGGCAACGACGTCACGAACCTGgtcatggccgtcatcgGGGCGCAGTGCGCCGCCGCGGACGATGAaaacgtcgacgccgccgtcggcaccctGGCTCGCTTtctggcctcggccgtcgacgacgccgacgccaggCCGACCTTGTCCGACTGGGCAGCCGTCGTGGACCGAAAGGGCTTCTACAACGTCGCCGTTGTCGCCTACTGGCGCAGCACCGACGCGTACGAAGGCTGGTCGACCGCGTCCGGCTTCCGGTCCTGGTGGGAAGGCCTCGACGCGGCGGCATCGAAGCACGGATGGTTCCTCGAGGTCTTCTTCCCGACCATGGATCGAATCGAGACCGTCTTTTCCGACCAgcagacggccgagggcgcgtCGCTCCTGCGACAAGGGGTGACGGGGCCGATCCGGGAGCACGTGTACTGGGGGAGCATGCGCGaccggctcgccgtcggccagacGCAGCGtctcgagggcgagaagcggaacggtcgaggcggcgcggcggcggcggcggcggcggcggcgacgggcgcggCCCGAATCCGTGTCGGCGGCAGGAGGAACCTCGCCGTGATTCGTTCAGGGCAGGACTGGCTCGacacgtcggccgacgagcgcgaGCTCTACCTGAGCACCATGCAtcccgtcctcgtcaaggGCATGGACTTTCTccgagacgagggcgacgaggtcggctgTCACAGCTGCCGCTTCATGgacgtcatcgacggccggtcgaggaaggcggacaaggacaagacgTTCGGCCTCGCCTACTTTTACGACCTCGGCTCGCTCGAGCGCTGGAGCAAGGAGCACGCCAGCCACCTCGCCATCTTCGGCGGCTTCCTCCAGTACGCGGCGAAGCTGGGCGGCCACGTGACGCTGCGCCTGTTCCACgaggtgctggtgctgaCGCCGGAGCAGCAGCTGTTCGAGTACGTCGCCTGCCACCCGGATACGGGCATGCTCGCGGCCGCGCGGCAGGGTGCGTGTGCGTGA
- a CDS encoding SNARE-dependent exocytosis protein: MASFLRSKQAGIQADLSASIRPELLAPDDQARFGINSPISCLGYDPVQSLLAIGTSSSRFGPGKIYVFGQRRVQRVLEPSRPTSLQCLQFSANRLISLDIKNELVVWDLDTGARLAAQIIAGRVMVVASDPMLDWVFLGLQNGDVMAYDLDRMSLARAFRLPNFWASRGPEARAATLVSLSMHPRDAGKLLIGYTHGAVVYSFKQSQPVHFLEYTLRPGAPGGRSTGVDTLRRPRLTHAVWHPSGTFIVTAHDDGSLVLWDAKEAKMITARTLSATAVEQPAANSAKPTFSEPFTKIAWCCKDNSDDTGLLVSGGQSPDASPKGMTFIDLGLTPTYATSSWHMLADYFAGKRVVTLSLPPGTCALDFLLLPRSSPHFAGAQDPIAIVTALSSGELITMSFPSGYPISPTNQLHPSTFFVHPFITKVSVSSLERPRWLSMFEKRDQGPPLLKGGAEASKPRKRFEERTIIQAAHADSTVRIWDSGHADDIENEQVLQVDVARALDRFDDIEITAMSMSSSTGEFVVGTKTGEAVVYRWAANRFYGREEPASLDPNPKGLTDIGSRAEPTLKEGLQPFVLYEMMMGPITAAQVSNVGFVAVGSELGFLTILDLRGPSIILQAPLTDFLKQEKRGSFLKSHHRSGSGSLKEWPVVMEFGVMTLNDDKYSSICCFVGTNLGKVITFKLLPAAEGGYSVQVAGLATLDGRVISLSPIVAETGKSAVATGAAVAGLREGIRVSGALVAVTQKEVRVFRPAHSKGASREFDGAMCDAASVAELELLGVAVVALFGDRTVRAFSIPGLKEIGKAELPMVDVSRNPSAVVTQTGDIFAWTGPSELAVIHVWGTGKSLQPSQDTLINPKLVCPPRPTISNLQWISGTQYLSPLDLDLLVGGPDRPPSKRMMDAAAAEQRAARGGGAASAAAVAGAAAAGQESWGQYLSRQLNERTEKLNSIGDGMDNLQQQSQGWADDVNKYISKQKRNLVVGSLKSKFF, from the exons atggccagcTTTCTTCGCagcaagcaggcaggcatCCAGGCCGACCTCTCGGCGAGCATCCGGCCGGAGCTTCTGGCGCCCGACGACCAGGCTCGCTTCGGCATCAACTCGCCCATCag CTGCCTCGGGTACGACCCCGTGCAGTCGctgctcgccatcggcaccaGCTCAAGCAGGTTTGGCCCCGGCAAGATCTACGTCTTCGGTCAACGTCGCGTGCAGAGGGTGCTCGAGCCGTCGCGGCCCACGTCCCTGCAGTGCCTGCAGTTCAGCGCGAATCGCCTCATCAGCCTTGACATCAAGAATGAGCTCGTCGTCTGGGACCTCGACACGGGCGCGCGCCTGGCTGCCCAAATAATCGCCGGCCGCGTCATGGTCGTGGCCTCGGACCCCATGCTCGACTGGGTCTTCCTCGGTCTCCAGAACGGCGACGTCATGGCCTACGATCTCGATCGCATGAGCCTCGCTCGCGCCTTTCGCCTGCCGAACTTTTGGGCCAGCCGCGGTCCCgaggcgagagcggcgacgctcgtctCCCTCTCGATGCATCCGCGGGACGCCGGCAAGCTGCTGATCGGATACAcgcacggcgccgtcgtctaTTCCTTCAAGCAGAGCCAGCCGGTCCACTTCCTCGAGTACACGCTGCGCCCCGGCGCCCCCGGCGGCAGAAGCACCGGCGTCGACACCCTGCGTCGACCGCGCTTGACCCACGCCGTCTGGCACCCCTCCGGCAccttcatcgtcaccgctcacgacgacggcagcctcgtcctGTGGGACGCCAAGGAGGCCAAGATGATCACCGCTCGCACCTTGagcgcgacggccgtcgagcagccgGCCGCCAACTCGGCGAAGCCCACCTTCTCGGAGCCCTTCACCAAGATCGCCTGGTGCTGCAAGGACAACAGCGACGACACGGGCCTGCTGGTGTCTGGCGGCCAGAGCCCCGACGCCTCCCCCAAGGGCATGACTTTTATCGATCTCGGATTGACGCCCACCTATGCCACGTCCTCCTGGCACATGCTCGCCGACTACTTCGCCGGCAAACGAGTCGTCACTCTCTCCCTGCCTCCGGGAACCTGTGCCCTCGACTTCCTGCTGCTCCCTCGATCGTCACCGCACTTTGCCGGCGCTCAGGACCCGATagccatcgtcaccgcccTGTCGTCGGGGGAGCTCATCACCATGAGCTTCCCGTCCGGATACCCCATCAGCCCGACGAACCAGCTCCATCCCTCCACCTTCTTCGTCCACCCCTTCATCACAAAGGTCAGCGTGTCGAGTCtcgagcggccgaggtggctcAGCATGTTCGAGAAGAGAGACCAGGGTCCCCCGCTGCTcaagggcggcgccgaggcgtcCAAGCCACGGAAACGATTCGAGGAGAGGACAATCATTCAAGCGGCGCATGCCGACAGCACCGTACGAATCTGGGATTCGggccacgccgacgacatTGAGAATGAGCAGGTTCTGCAGGTCGACGTGGCGCGCGCGCTTGACCGCTTCGACGATATTGAAATCACCGCCATGAGCATGTCCAGCAGCACCGGCGAGTTTGTCGTCGGAACGAAgaccggcgaggccgtcgtgtATCGCTGGGCGGCGAACCGTTTCTACGGCCGAGAGGAGCCGGCGAGCCTGGATCCGAATCCCAAGGGCCTGACGGACATTGGCTCCCGAGCGGAGCCGACCCTGAAAGAGGGCCTGCAGCCGTTCGTGCTCTACGAAATGATGATGGGCCCCATCACCGCCGCTCAAGTGTCCAACGTCGGctttgtcgccgtcggttCCGAGCTGGGCTTTCTGACCATCCTAGATCTTCGCGGGCCCAGCATCATCCTTCAGGCGCCCCTGACCGACTTTTTGAAGCAAGAGAAGCGAGGATCCTTCCTCAAGAGCCACCACCGCTCAGGCTCGGGTTCCCTAAAGGAGTGGCCCGTGGTCATGGAGTTTGGCGTCATGACGCTCAACGACGACAAGTACTCGAGCATCTGCTGCTTCGTCGGCACGAACCTCGGCAAGGTCATCACCTTCAAGCTTCTCCCTGCCGCCGAAGGCGGCTACTCCGTCCAGGTCGCCGGTCTGGCTACTCTCGACGGTAGGGTCATCTCCCTGTCGCCCATCGTGGCGGAGACGGGGAAATCTGCCGTGGCCActggcgccgccgtcgccggcctgcgTGAAGGAATCCGCGTCAGCGGTGCGCTCGTTGCCG TCACCCAGAAAGAGGTCCGCGTCTTTCGGCCGGCACACTCGAAGGGGGCTTCGAGGGAGTTTGATGGCGCCATGTGCGACGCCGCCAGCGTCGCTGAGCTGGAGCTTCTCggtgtcgccgtcgtcgccctcttcGGAGATCGCACCGTGAGGGCATTTTCCATACCGGGACTGAAAGAGATCGGCAAGGCGGAACTTCCCATGGTGGACGTGAGCCGCAacccgtcggccgtcgtaACCCAGACGGGCGATATTTTCGCCTGGACTGGACCGAGCGAGCTGGCCGTCATCCACGTCTGGGGCACGGGCAAGTCCCTGCAGCCGTCGCAGGATACGCTGATCAACCCGAAGCTAGTGTGCCCGCCGAGGCCTACCATCTCCAACCTTCAATGGATTTCGGGCACCCAGTACTTGTCCCCGCTGGACCTTGATCTCCTCGTGGGCGGGCCCGATCGGCCACCGAGCAAGCGCATGAtggacgcggcggcggccgagcagcgTGCCGCCCGGGGAGGCGgcgcggcttcggcggcggccgtggccggggcggcggcggcgggccagGAGAGCTGGGGGCAGTACTTGTCGCGGCAGCTGAACGAGCGTACGGAGAAGCTGAACAGCATAGGCGACGGCATGGACAACCTGCAGCAGCAGAGTCAAGGGTGGGCGGACGACGTGAATAAATATATCAGCAAGCAGAAGCGAAACTTGGTCGTGGGAAGTCTTAAAAGCAAATTCTTTTGA